A genomic window from Chitinophaga pollutisoli includes:
- a CDS encoding AbiH family protein — translation MNRLVLVGNGFDLAHGMPTRYNDFLLGYLKRAFNSSGQGSLYQDRLMMVTSHDFQSQVSGLFEGLNTTDDLIEHCYKNGFLNALMNNKGIQIGSITIKPLIQVYIRSDFFRILLSKCNVNNWVEIENEYYLQLKRILKLGNKGNVPKELEELNTSMHGIIEALKVYLSELDCVGKNMDFTKIFEGDIVLDEMPLLKQEFSILPKETLILNFNYTSTVERYISDLKNVELVKVKINNIHGTLNDIGNPMIFGFGDEIDEDYQLLEKAKTKGFFKYIKSFWYFRTENYHNLIRFIESEEFQVVVLGHSCGLSDRTMLNLIFEHKNCKGIKIYYYANEQGDNFNELTEEISRHFSNKAALRAKVLPKPLCVPMPQINVKQLEGANIELEAADEIEPS, via the coding sequence ATGAATAGACTTGTACTTGTTGGAAATGGGTTCGATCTCGCGCATGGTATGCCGACGCGGTATAATGATTTTTTGTTGGGGTATTTAAAACGCGCTTTTAATAGTTCAGGACAAGGGAGTTTGTATCAAGATAGGCTCATGATGGTAACATCTCATGATTTTCAAAGCCAAGTTAGTGGTTTATTCGAGGGATTAAATACCACCGATGATCTAATCGAACATTGCTATAAAAATGGATTTCTGAACGCGTTAATGAATAATAAGGGTATACAAATTGGGTCAATTACAATTAAACCACTTATTCAAGTTTATATTCGATCAGACTTCTTTAGAATCTTGCTATCAAAGTGCAACGTTAATAATTGGGTTGAAATTGAAAATGAATACTACTTGCAACTTAAGAGAATTCTAAAGCTAGGAAATAAAGGTAATGTTCCAAAAGAATTGGAAGAGTTAAATACTTCGATGCATGGGATTATTGAAGCATTGAAAGTTTACTTGAGTGAATTGGACTGTGTCGGGAAAAATATGGATTTCACGAAAATTTTTGAAGGTGATATTGTTCTCGATGAGATGCCCTTGCTAAAGCAGGAATTTTCAATTTTGCCGAAGGAAACATTAATACTAAATTTTAACTATACATCCACGGTAGAAAGATATATTAGCGACCTGAAGAACGTGGAACTTGTCAAGGTTAAAATCAATAATATACATGGGACATTGAACGATATTGGAAATCCCATGATATTCGGATTTGGTGATGAAATCGATGAAGATTATCAATTATTGGAGAAAGCAAAAACTAAGGGTTTTTTTAAATACATCAAATCATTTTGGTACTTCAGAACAGAGAACTATCATAATTTAATTCGGTTTATAGAATCTGAGGAATTTCAAGTTGTTGTGTTAGGCCATTCATGTGGATTATCAGATAGAACAATGCTAAATTTAATTTTTGAGCATAAGAATTGTAAAGGAATTAAAATATACTATTACGCAAATGAACAAGGTGATAACTTCAATGAACTAACAGAGGAAATATCACGTCATTTCTCAAATAAAGCTGCATTAAGAGCAAAAGTATTGCCAAAACCGCTATGTGTTCCAATGCCCCAAATCAATGTGAAACAGTTGGAGGGAGCTAACATTGAATTAGAAGCCGCGGATGAAATCGAACCATCGTAG
- a CDS encoding YCF48-related protein, protein MKFRTLAALAIMMTFSRSLSAQVPALAEAPRDPKIEVLVTAPIGSIRGLSVVNDSVAWVSGTQGKAGRTADGGKTWTWFTIPGCDSVDFRDVEGFSGNRAILMGIASPAKVMLTEDGGKNWEQVYFNADSAIFLDAMDFFGDRKGYIAGDPLGGSFKGLVTPDGGKTWYNLPMPAADSAEAIFAASGTTLRALPGGQPAFATGGTHSRFYRLQGRKWRATEWPATQGQSSTGIFSFAFITDKQGIAVGGDYLKPEVVKGNCLITADGGLSWQPVQAPPRGYRSAVEYIDKKTLICTGPAGTDWSADGGQTWQALPGEGYHAVRKAKHGKAVYLAGANGRIAVLRGM, encoded by the coding sequence ATGAAATTCCGAACGTTGGCCGCCTTAGCCATCATGATGACGTTTAGCCGCTCCCTTTCCGCCCAGGTTCCGGCTTTGGCGGAAGCGCCCCGGGATCCGAAGATCGAAGTGCTGGTGACCGCGCCAATCGGGAGCATCCGCGGTTTGAGCGTGGTGAACGACAGCGTGGCGTGGGTTTCAGGCACCCAGGGCAAGGCGGGGCGCACGGCTGACGGGGGTAAAACCTGGACCTGGTTCACCATCCCCGGTTGCGATTCCGTGGATTTCCGGGATGTGGAGGGGTTCTCCGGCAACAGGGCCATCCTCATGGGGATCGCTTCCCCGGCGAAGGTGATGTTGACGGAAGACGGCGGCAAAAACTGGGAACAGGTCTATTTCAACGCCGATTCCGCTATATTCCTTGACGCGATGGACTTTTTCGGCGACCGCAAGGGATATATCGCCGGCGACCCGCTGGGCGGCAGCTTCAAAGGGCTGGTAACACCCGACGGCGGCAAAACCTGGTACAACCTGCCCATGCCCGCCGCCGATTCGGCGGAAGCCATTTTCGCGGCGAGCGGCACCACTTTGCGCGCGCTCCCGGGCGGCCAGCCGGCTTTCGCGACCGGGGGTACCCATAGCCGGTTCTACCGCTTGCAAGGGCGCAAATGGCGCGCAACGGAGTGGCCGGCCACGCAGGGGCAATCGTCCACCGGCATCTTCTCCTTCGCATTTATCACTGATAAACAAGGCATTGCCGTAGGCGGCGATTACCTCAAGCCCGAAGTGGTCAAAGGCAACTGCCTCATCACGGCCGACGGCGGGCTCAGCTGGCAACCCGTGCAGGCGCCACCCAGGGGGTACCGGTCCGCAGTCGAATATATCGATAAAAAAACGCTGATTTGCACCGGCCCGGCAGGCACCGACTGGTCGGCCGACGGCGGCCAGACGTGGCAGGCGCTCCCGGGCGAGGGATATCACGCAGTGCGGAAGGCGAAACACGGTAAAGCGGTATACCTGGCAGGAGCCAACGGCAGGATCGCCGTATTAAGGGGGATGTAG
- a CDS encoding glycoside hydrolase family 31 protein, whose translation MQVATSSGKYSVKHYPDTIQSWKKEGNYFYFYTSATILEIRVISDKIVRFRYAADGQFQRDFSYALSEKLEESPENFDIREWQESFEIYTTAIRVFVARENLRITITDTEGRIINQDETGFHWQYYLQKGGKIVYCTKLIQEGEAFYGLGDKPTDLNLRGKRVENFGTDAYGYAKDTDPLYRNIPFYYGLHNGIGYGIFFDNTFRTLFDFGSEREDASSFWARGGEMNYYFIYGPELLKVAESYARITGTAELPPLWALGYHQCRWSYFPDSRVREIGKEFRQRGIPCDALYLDIDYMDGFRCFTWSPDGFPDPKKLLKDLSDDGFKTVVIIDPGIKVDPDYPIYQELVQKGYACKRADGALMEGDVWPGKCAFPDFTDPKVRDWWAGLFQDLTAYGVRGVWNDMNEPAVFELGTFPEDVRHDYDGENVSHRKAHNVYGHLMSKATAAGLKKHLMPRRPFVITRSAYSGTQRWSSVWTGDNMSTWEHLWLASVQCQRLSVSGLSFAGSDIGGFIGEPSGELYTRWIQLGAFHPLMRTHSASNDTGFDQEPWSFGPEYEAVVKSFIQLRYRLLPYIYTTFWQYAAYGTPMLRPLAFVAQDDPETHDLNHEFLLGDSILISHVSEAGMLEKSVYLPEGNWYYYFNDARYAGKQAVTIPTPLSEMPIFVKAGAVVPQYPDMEWVGQRKVEEMILQVYFGEGITHSILYEDAGDHYAYKTGQYNLVRFKQASEPGLFRLKKKFVGRFEADYRHHRLKIHGLPFRPTSCMVDGVAHELPAEALQAAIVEIQLPRNFEEIILR comes from the coding sequence ATGCAAGTGGCAACATCTTCGGGTAAATACTCGGTCAAACATTACCCAGACACAATTCAGTCCTGGAAAAAGGAAGGCAACTATTTCTACTTTTATACCTCCGCCACGATCCTGGAAATCAGGGTGATATCCGATAAGATCGTCCGGTTCCGGTATGCGGCCGACGGTCAGTTTCAGCGGGATTTCTCCTACGCGCTCAGCGAAAAGCTGGAAGAATCCCCCGAAAACTTCGATATCCGCGAATGGCAGGAGTCCTTCGAAATCTACACCACCGCCATCAGGGTGTTTGTGGCCCGGGAAAACCTCCGGATCACAATCACCGACACCGAAGGCCGGATCATCAACCAGGATGAAACGGGCTTCCACTGGCAGTATTACCTCCAGAAAGGCGGGAAAATCGTGTATTGCACAAAGCTTATCCAGGAAGGGGAAGCGTTTTACGGGCTGGGCGACAAGCCCACCGACCTGAATCTCCGCGGCAAACGCGTGGAAAACTTCGGGACGGACGCCTACGGTTACGCTAAGGATACCGACCCCCTCTACCGGAATATCCCGTTCTATTACGGATTGCACAATGGCATCGGATACGGCATTTTCTTCGACAATACCTTCCGCACGCTGTTCGACTTCGGCAGCGAGCGTGAAGACGCATCCAGTTTCTGGGCGCGCGGCGGCGAAATGAACTATTACTTCATTTACGGGCCTGAACTGCTCAAAGTCGCCGAATCCTACGCCCGCATCACCGGCACGGCGGAATTGCCGCCCCTCTGGGCCCTGGGCTATCATCAATGCCGGTGGAGCTATTTCCCCGATTCCCGCGTCCGCGAGATCGGCAAGGAATTCCGCCAGCGCGGCATCCCATGCGACGCGCTCTACCTCGACATCGACTATATGGACGGCTTCCGCTGCTTCACCTGGAGCCCCGACGGATTCCCTGATCCGAAAAAGCTACTGAAAGACCTGTCCGACGACGGCTTTAAAACCGTCGTGATCATCGACCCGGGCATCAAAGTGGATCCGGATTATCCCATTTACCAGGAGCTGGTGCAGAAAGGCTACGCCTGCAAGCGGGCGGACGGCGCCCTCATGGAAGGCGACGTATGGCCCGGCAAGTGCGCATTCCCGGATTTCACCGATCCCAAAGTGCGCGATTGGTGGGCAGGGCTATTCCAGGACCTGACGGCCTATGGCGTACGGGGTGTGTGGAATGATATGAACGAACCGGCCGTGTTTGAACTGGGGACCTTCCCGGAAGACGTGCGGCACGATTACGACGGCGAGAACGTAAGCCACCGAAAAGCGCATAACGTATACGGTCACCTTATGAGCAAGGCTACCGCGGCCGGGCTGAAGAAGCACCTGATGCCGAGGCGACCGTTCGTGATCACGCGCTCCGCCTATTCGGGAACGCAGCGCTGGAGCAGCGTCTGGACCGGCGATAACATGAGCACCTGGGAGCATTTGTGGCTGGCTTCTGTGCAATGCCAACGGCTGAGCGTATCCGGGCTATCTTTTGCCGGCAGTGACATCGGCGGCTTTATCGGCGAGCCTTCCGGCGAGTTGTATACCCGCTGGATCCAGCTGGGAGCGTTCCACCCGCTGATGCGGACCCACTCGGCCAGTAACGATACCGGCTTCGACCAGGAGCCCTGGAGCTTCGGGCCGGAATACGAAGCGGTGGTCAAATCGTTCATCCAGCTTCGTTACCGCCTCCTCCCCTACATCTACACTACTTTCTGGCAATATGCGGCGTACGGCACGCCTATGCTGCGGCCCCTCGCGTTCGTAGCGCAGGATGATCCCGAAACGCACGACCTGAACCACGAGTTCCTGCTGGGCGACAGCATTTTGATCAGCCATGTCAGCGAAGCGGGCATGCTGGAAAAATCGGTGTACCTGCCCGAAGGGAATTGGTATTACTATTTCAACGATGCGCGTTACGCCGGAAAACAGGCCGTAACGATCCCTACCCCGCTTTCAGAAATGCCCATTTTCGTGAAAGCCGGCGCCGTGGTGCCCCAATACCCCGATATGGAATGGGTGGGCCAGCGCAAGGTGGAGGAAATGATATTGCAGGTGTATTTTGGCGAGGGGATTACCCATAGCATTCTGTACGAAGACGCGGGCGATCATTACGCGTACAAAACCGGGCAATATAACCTGGTGCGGTTCAAGCAGGCGTCGGAACCAGGGCTTTTCCGGCTGAAGAAGAAGTTTGTAGGCCGTTTTGAAGCCGATTACCGGCACCATCGCCTGAAGATCCACGGGCTGCCTTTCCGCCCTACGAGCTGCATGGTAGACGGTGTGGCGCATGAGCTGCCGGCGGAAGCCCTGCAGGCGGCGATCGTAGAAATACAATTGCCCCGTAATTTCGAAGAAATCATTCTCAGATAA
- a CDS encoding DUF6766 family protein, translating to MKKQHFFYRNGLSITFLLLLFICLAAQTLTGWQEFNSELDDLQLPTVGLFAYLGSPHFFEATFENWESEFLQMGMYVVLTVKLRQWGSAESKKLEGKEEVDREPKPSPGAPWPVRKGGIWLALYRHSLSIAFFGLFIISFWLHFMGSRGHFNLEQSAKGLPTESAAAYLANPKFWFESFQNWQSEFLSVAAIVILSIWLRQFGSPESKPVDAPHAETGK from the coding sequence ATGAAAAAACAACATTTCTTCTACCGCAACGGGCTAAGCATTACCTTTCTTTTACTGCTGTTCATTTGCCTCGCCGCGCAAACGCTCACCGGCTGGCAGGAATTCAACAGTGAGCTGGACGACCTGCAACTTCCCACTGTTGGATTGTTCGCCTACCTGGGTAGCCCGCATTTTTTCGAGGCCACTTTCGAGAACTGGGAAAGCGAATTCCTCCAGATGGGCATGTACGTCGTGCTCACGGTGAAGCTCCGGCAATGGGGTTCCGCGGAATCCAAAAAGCTGGAAGGTAAGGAAGAAGTGGACCGCGAACCGAAACCGTCTCCGGGTGCGCCCTGGCCCGTCAGGAAAGGAGGCATTTGGCTGGCGTTGTACAGGCATTCATTGTCAATCGCATTTTTCGGGCTGTTTATCATCTCTTTCTGGTTGCATTTCATGGGCAGCCGTGGACACTTCAACCTGGAACAATCCGCCAAAGGCCTGCCCACCGAATCCGCCGCCGCTTATCTTGCCAATCCCAAGTTCTGGTTCGAATCGTTCCAGAACTGGCAGAGCGAATTCCTGTCGGTAGCCGCTATCGTTATTCTTTCCATCTGGCTGCGGCAGTTCGGTTCCCCGGAATCCAAGCCGGTAGACGCGCCGCATGCCGAAACAGGGAAATAA
- a CDS encoding MepB family protein — MPSYFYRLNDAFLAPAGLPVTRISPDPESTDYEGHILECGAVRIQFRKAKVTPKKAGHFVALWKRGASGETLPFDITDPFDYYLIAVEEGSFFFPKSALGNNGVLSGAGHEGKRGFRLYAPSVAPPNPTARWAQVWQAGYFLHWDVTANQISLRELLNQR; from the coding sequence ATGCCATCTTATTTTTACCGCTTAAACGATGCATTTTTAGCCCCTGCCGGTCTTCCGGTAACGCGTATCTCGCCCGATCCGGAAAGTACGGATTATGAGGGCCACATACTCGAATGCGGTGCCGTCCGTATCCAGTTCCGGAAAGCAAAGGTGACACCGAAGAAGGCGGGGCATTTTGTGGCGTTATGGAAACGCGGCGCGTCAGGTGAAACGCTCCCTTTCGATATTACGGATCCGTTTGATTATTATTTGATCGCGGTGGAGGAGGGGAGTTTCTTCTTCCCTAAATCCGCGCTTGGGAACAATGGCGTGTTGTCGGGAGCGGGGCACGAGGGGAAGAGGGGCTTCCGGTTGTATGCGCCTTCGGTGGCTCCGCCGAACCCGACGGCCAGGTGGGCGCAGGTGTGGCAGGCGGGGTACTTCTTACATTGGGATGTGACTGCTAATCAAATAAGTTTGCGTGAGTTGTTGAATCAGCGGTGA
- a CDS encoding response regulator, whose protein sequence is MLVDDDADDQEIFGYALKELQTPVTCLFARDGREALEKLAVAEPKPDYIFLDLNMAPMDGRACLEALKSDAGLRDIPVIIYSTSSDPRTREEMMRLGASGYWVKDVSVAKLCGWLKNLLETPQAV, encoded by the coding sequence ATGCTTGTTGATGATGATGCGGATGACCAGGAAATTTTCGGCTACGCGCTGAAAGAATTGCAAACGCCGGTTACGTGCCTGTTTGCGAGGGACGGAAGGGAAGCGCTGGAGAAGCTGGCGGTCGCGGAGCCCAAACCCGATTACATTTTTCTTGACCTGAACATGGCGCCGATGGATGGGCGCGCCTGCCTGGAAGCGCTGAAAAGCGATGCAGGATTGCGCGATATCCCGGTTATCATCTACTCCACTTCTTCGGACCCGCGCACCCGCGAGGAAATGATGCGCCTGGGCGCCAGTGGTTACTGGGTGAAAGATGTGAGTGTCGCAAAGCTCTGCGGATGGCTTAAAAACCTGCTGGAAACGCCACAGGCTGTGTAA
- a CDS encoding nicotinamide-nucleotide amidohydrolase family protein yields MDTTFLIDATAEKLLQLRHTVAVAESVTAGMLQSAFASATNAMRFFQGGITAYNIGQKCRHLLIEPVHAQEVNCVSAKVAQQMAVGACWMFRSDWGIGITGYASPVPESEQKTFAWFAIARGEKIIETLMLELPGEDPELVRLWYVQKTMETFVQALSRAR; encoded by the coding sequence ATGGATACAACTTTTCTCATCGACGCCACCGCCGAAAAACTCCTCCAGCTCAGGCACACCGTAGCCGTCGCGGAAAGCGTGACGGCAGGTATGCTGCAATCCGCCTTCGCCAGCGCCACCAATGCCATGCGCTTCTTCCAGGGCGGGATCACCGCGTATAACATCGGGCAGAAATGCCGGCACCTGCTCATCGAGCCGGTTCACGCGCAGGAAGTGAATTGTGTGAGTGCTAAAGTAGCGCAGCAAATGGCGGTTGGCGCCTGTTGGATGTTCCGGTCCGACTGGGGTATCGGCATCACCGGCTACGCCTCTCCCGTTCCTGAGTCGGAACAGAAAACATTTGCCTGGTTCGCGATCGCGCGGGGAGAAAAGATTATAGAAACCCTCATGCTGGAGCTTCCTGGCGAAGATCCGGAACTCGTTCGCCTGTGGTATGTGCAAAAAACCATGGAAACCTTCGTGCAGGCGCTCTCCCGCGCCCGCTAA
- a CDS encoding sterol desaturase family protein, producing MTDFMWYWYHRLAHEVNILWAAHVVHHQSEDFNYTVSARITVFQSAARSLFWAVLPLAGFPPAMITSLLLVHGLYPFFIHTRTIGKLGWLEYFLVTPSHHRVHHSSNEAYLDKNYGDVLIIWDKMFGTFVEEKKEVPPVYGLTQPLGSYSFLWQQFHFILELATAFARARGFKARWKVIFGKPDDIDPGIRGELEARWLRKAHAREQTRGQRVYIVIQTFTSIAILFMVTLLEAWVPAGLGVFAVFFVLLSLVNTGAILEQKKWFFYLEYARVMLLAFACMFYFRHLYVYVSILSAATLLTFYFTRIRKSVQRWLLQP from the coding sequence GTGACGGATTTCATGTGGTACTGGTATCACCGGTTGGCGCACGAGGTGAATATCCTATGGGCGGCGCATGTGGTCCATCACCAGAGCGAGGATTTCAATTATACGGTATCGGCGCGGATTACGGTTTTCCAGTCGGCGGCGCGCTCGCTGTTCTGGGCGGTGTTGCCGCTGGCGGGGTTTCCGCCGGCGATGATCACTTCGCTCCTGCTCGTGCATGGACTGTACCCCTTTTTCATTCATACCCGCACGATCGGCAAGCTGGGCTGGCTGGAGTATTTCCTGGTGACGCCGAGCCACCATCGCGTACACCACTCTTCCAACGAAGCCTACCTCGATAAAAATTATGGCGACGTGCTCATCATCTGGGACAAAATGTTCGGAACGTTTGTGGAAGAGAAGAAGGAAGTGCCTCCGGTCTACGGCCTCACCCAACCGCTGGGGAGTTACAGTTTCCTGTGGCAGCAATTCCATTTCATACTGGAACTGGCCACGGCCTTCGCGCGGGCGCGGGGCTTCAAAGCCAGGTGGAAGGTTATCTTCGGAAAGCCCGATGACATCGACCCCGGCATCCGCGGTGAGCTGGAAGCACGCTGGCTGCGAAAAGCGCATGCGCGGGAGCAAACGCGGGGGCAGCGGGTGTACATTGTCATCCAGACGTTTACCAGTATTGCGATCCTGTTCATGGTGACGCTGCTGGAGGCCTGGGTGCCCGCGGGACTGGGGGTTTTCGCCGTGTTCTTCGTGCTGCTGAGCCTCGTGAACACAGGCGCCATACTGGAACAGAAGAAATGGTTCTTCTACCTCGAATACGCCCGCGTGATGCTCTTGGCCTTCGCGTGCATGTTCTATTTCCGGCACTTGTATGTGTATGTGAGCATTTTATCAGCGGCAACGCTGCTTACTTTTTACTTTACCCGGATCAGAAAATCCGTACAGCGCTGGCTCCTCCAGCCATAA
- a CDS encoding triple tyrosine motif-containing protein: MRLIYQTGILIFCTILANLTSASAQERSYNFDAYSVDNGLSQNSIGSIIQGPEGFLWISTFDGVNRFDGYVFNEFRTNPAQERPEKLTERVVYPSSAFLGRAVVKSFGLHGTRNHLFYLDQHDRLLIAHNAGISLYNSYKGNFTLVFADSMYVNEAERDFLHKFKILGEDPATQTLWVWRPAKGLYQLNSNTFELKKIIHYPPAYAKANKIPQAVVMQDNYIWLCFDDEQLYRMDVHTARLTTYCLPTLSGKPAIRPLNNDSLLVVSNGHITIFDTKRNRYSDTKFSILNELQEPFLPSAIELDERGNAWIGGNNGVLVYSIDNHEIVNHITSFNAFETNSFNKIVALYRDRGNNMWIGTDGDGLKKFAPNKKVFSLYRSPRISHNIVKSVYKHDDGRLYVGLLQDGLDIYEKGGKYLKRISNEDAPGRFPANNLHAICREDYESLWFHFVKGAIGLFDVKTERFQDLTPKVRALGLPDQRVIYPFVNKRPNGETYFNYGEYLLKFSSADKGMTAAIVHRFDSEQLTCFFEDFWGNQYVGTKSSVYCRKSDGVKWEKINLWIKDVEIKSINKNAHKQLLLATNKGLLVLDEANRKLKHYNSYDYPGMVSDYVYAVLLDDKDNMWISHNRGLTHIRQNGDNLVTYNFEDGLQSNEFNTGAYFKSMDGELFFGGIRGVTGFYPRNFRNNPWVPKTIIKRLEVLDKPYLSDTVISLMKQVELPYNQNTIAIEYVPLEFTNPLKNKVQYMLEGADEDWLMAGNQSMARYTNLAPGTYLFKVKACNNDEVWNTEPTTLQIVIKIPFWQSLWFRFLLLLLVLGIAYYFSALYLDYKIRNEKLKLEKEQAVDQERARISSDMHDDLGSGLSTIRLLSEIAKRKIKDSGQTKEIERISEAAGELVDKMSEIIWAMNSSNDSLANLIAYMRSFAADFLEHAHIQHHFIIPESIPNVKLSGGTRRHIYLAVKESLHNVVKHSQATEVIIEVKVFKNMTIMIKDNGKGFDPEKVRLFGNGLKNIEKRMQQVGGQADIISQNGTTVFLDIPLN; the protein is encoded by the coding sequence ATGCGATTAATTTATCAGACCGGCATCCTTATATTCTGCACTATCCTGGCAAACCTGACTTCTGCTTCCGCCCAGGAGCGCAGCTATAATTTCGATGCCTATAGCGTCGATAATGGTCTTTCCCAGAACAGCATCGGCAGCATCATCCAGGGGCCGGAAGGCTTTCTCTGGATCTCCACATTCGACGGCGTCAACCGGTTCGACGGCTATGTGTTCAACGAATTCCGTACCAATCCCGCGCAGGAACGCCCCGAAAAGCTCACCGAGCGCGTCGTATACCCTTCGTCCGCTTTCCTCGGCAGGGCCGTGGTGAAAAGTTTCGGGCTCCACGGCACCAGGAACCACCTTTTCTACCTCGACCAGCACGACCGGCTGTTGATCGCTCACAACGCCGGTATCAGCCTTTACAATAGCTATAAGGGGAATTTCACGCTCGTATTCGCCGATAGCATGTACGTCAACGAAGCGGAGCGCGACTTCCTGCACAAGTTCAAAATCCTCGGCGAAGACCCCGCCACGCAAACGCTCTGGGTATGGCGCCCCGCCAAAGGACTATACCAGCTGAACAGCAATACCTTCGAACTGAAGAAAATCATCCATTATCCCCCGGCATACGCCAAAGCCAATAAAATCCCCCAGGCGGTGGTCATGCAGGATAATTACATCTGGCTCTGTTTCGACGACGAACAGCTCTACAGGATGGACGTCCATACCGCCCGCCTCACCACTTACTGCCTGCCCACCCTGAGTGGCAAGCCCGCCATCCGTCCCCTGAACAACGATTCCCTGCTGGTAGTCAGCAATGGCCACATCACGATATTCGACACCAAGCGCAACCGATACTCCGATACGAAGTTTTCCATCCTTAACGAACTGCAGGAGCCATTCCTGCCCTCGGCCATCGAGCTTGACGAACGCGGCAACGCCTGGATCGGCGGGAACAACGGCGTGCTCGTGTATAGTATCGACAACCACGAGATTGTCAATCATATTACTAGTTTCAACGCGTTCGAAACCAATTCTTTCAACAAAATCGTGGCGCTTTACCGCGACCGCGGCAATAACATGTGGATCGGGACCGACGGCGACGGGCTCAAGAAATTCGCGCCCAACAAAAAGGTGTTCAGCCTCTACCGATCGCCGCGTATTTCCCATAACATCGTCAAATCCGTATACAAGCACGACGACGGCCGCCTTTATGTAGGGTTGCTGCAAGACGGGCTGGATATCTACGAAAAAGGAGGGAAGTACCTCAAACGCATTTCCAACGAAGACGCGCCCGGCCGTTTTCCTGCCAACAACCTCCACGCCATCTGCCGCGAAGATTACGAGAGCCTGTGGTTCCACTTCGTTAAAGGGGCCATCGGGCTGTTCGACGTCAAAACCGAGCGCTTCCAGGACCTGACGCCGAAAGTGCGCGCCCTCGGCCTGCCGGATCAGCGCGTGATCTATCCTTTTGTGAACAAGCGGCCGAACGGCGAAACGTATTTCAATTACGGTGAGTATCTCCTGAAATTCAGCAGCGCCGACAAGGGCATGACCGCCGCGATCGTTCACCGGTTCGATAGCGAGCAGCTGACCTGTTTCTTCGAAGATTTCTGGGGGAATCAATACGTGGGTACCAAATCCTCCGTCTACTGCCGGAAATCGGATGGGGTGAAGTGGGAAAAGATCAACCTGTGGATTAAGGACGTGGAGATCAAATCCATCAACAAAAACGCGCACAAACAGCTGCTGCTGGCCACTAACAAAGGATTGCTCGTGCTGGACGAAGCCAACCGCAAACTGAAGCATTATAATAGTTACGACTACCCCGGCATGGTGAGCGATTACGTTTACGCCGTTTTGCTCGACGATAAAGACAATATGTGGATCAGCCACAACCGCGGGCTGACGCACATCCGGCAGAACGGTGACAACCTCGTGACCTACAATTTCGAAGACGGGTTGCAGAGCAATGAATTCAATACGGGTGCTTATTTCAAATCGATGGACGGCGAGCTGTTTTTCGGCGGCATCCGCGGGGTGACGGGCTTCTATCCCCGCAACTTCCGCAACAATCCCTGGGTGCCCAAAACCATCATCAAGCGTTTGGAGGTACTGGATAAGCCGTACCTGTCCGACACGGTGATTTCCCTGATGAAGCAGGTAGAGCTGCCGTACAACCAGAATACGATCGCCATCGAATATGTGCCGCTGGAATTCACCAACCCGTTGAAAAACAAGGTGCAGTACATGCTGGAAGGGGCGGATGAAGACTGGCTGATGGCGGGCAATCAGAGCATGGCGCGGTATACCAACCTCGCGCCGGGCACGTACTTGTTTAAGGTAAAAGCCTGCAATAACGATGAAGTGTGGAATACGGAGCCGACGACTTTGCAGATCGTGATTAAAATTCCATTCTGGCAGTCGCTGTGGTTCCGGTTTTTGCTTTTACTACTCGTTTTAGGAATAGCATATTATTTCTCCGCGCTGTATCTTGATTACAAGATCCGGAATGAGAAGCTGAAGCTGGAGAAGGAACAGGCGGTGGACCAGGAGCGGGCGCGCATTTCAAGCGATATGCACGACGATCTGGGGTCGGGGCTGTCGACCATCCGGTTGCTCAGCGAGATCGCGAAGCGAAAAATTAAGGATTCGGGGCAAACGAAGGAGATTGAAAGGATTTCCGAAGCGGCGGGGGAGCTGGTGGACAAGATGAGCGAGATCATCTGGGCCATGAACTCTTCCAACGATTCGCTGGCTAACCTCATCGCGTATATGCGGAGTTTTGCGGCTGATTTCCTGGAGCATGCGCACATCCAGCACCATTTTATCATCCCGGAAAGCATTCCCAATGTGAAGCTGAGCGGCGGCACCCGGCGGCACATTTACCTGGCCGTGAAGGAATCGCTGCACAACGTCGTGAAACATTCGCAGGCCACGGAAGTGATCATTGAAGTGAAAGTGTTTAAAAATATGACGATCATGATCAAGGACAACGGGAAGGGTTTTGACCCCGAGAAGGTGCGCCTGTTCGGCAACGGACTGAAGAATATCGAGAAGCGCATGCAGCAGGTGGGCGGGCAGGCCGACATCATTTCCCAAAACGGAACGACAGTTTTCTTAGATATACCATTAAATTAA